The Stenotrophomonas sp. ASS1 genome segment TGCGCGTTGGTGAACCAGAAGCTGTTGACGCTGTTGAAGGTGGTGTCGGCCCAGCTGCTGGTCCACGGCGCGGTCTTGGCCCACTGCTGGAAGGCCTGTGCACTGGGGTATTTCGCCAGCACCGCGGCCATCTTCTGCGGGTCGGGCTTGCCGGTGGTCGGGTCCGGGATGGAGGCGCGCGTCTGCTCGTAGAACGCCTCGGCGTTGGGCACGGCGAAGAACGGGAAGCTGTTCATCGCCATGCGCCATTCCTGGCCATCATCGCTGACCATCTGTACCGCGAGGCTGCGTACGCGTGCGGTGTTGTCGGCGCCGTAGGGGTCGCCGCCGCCGATCGACAGGCGACCCATCACCGGCACGCGGCGCTGCGAGAACACGCGGGCGCTGGACAGGGTGGGGGCCTGCGCACTGGGTTCGAACCAACCGCTTACACACACGCCCTTGCTGTGCGCACGGCGGAAGCCCGGATGGGCCGGGCCGGTGGCCTCGATTGTGTCGGTGAAGCGCTGCGCGGTCAGGCGGCCGCCAATCCAGCCGGCCAACCAGGCGAAGGCCAGCGCCACCGCACCCAGAATGAGTGCGATCAGTGCGATCCAGAGCAGGGGGGAATGCTTGCGCGGCGCGCCCGGTGTCTGGCCGGCGCGGGTGTAGCGGAAGAGCGACATGGTCGGAGTCCTGCCTTCACGGAGCGTGTGGGTGGTCGACCCACACATCCTCGCAGAACCCTTCCAGGCCCGGTATTCAATTTTTCGTCAAGTTTGCCGGGGACGGCGTGCCGACCAAGGTCGGCACCCACCCGATCAGCTGTAGCGCTGCTTCAGCATCGCCCACGCCGAGCGCAGCGCCAGCGCTTCGCCGCCAGCCGGCCGGCCCGGGCGTTCGCCGTCGTTCCAGGCATACACGTCCAGATGTGCCCAGCGCTGGCCGTCTTCCAGGAAGCGTTCGAGGTACAGCGCGGCGGTGACCGAGCCGGCCATGCGCGAGCCGGCGTTGGCCAGGTCGGCGATGCCGCTGCTCAGGTAACGCAGGTAGGGGCGCCACAGCGGCATGCGCCAGACCGGGTCGCGGGTCGCGTCGCCGGCCTGCAGCCACTGCTGGGCCACGCTGTCGTCGTTGCTGAAGAGCGCCGGCAGGTCCGGGCCCAGCGCGATGCGCGCAGCGCCGGTAAGGGTGGCGAAGTCCAGTACCAGGTCCGGCTTCTGTTCGCTGGCGAAGGTCAGCGCATCGCACAGGATCACGCGGCCTTCGGCGTCGGTGTTGTCGATCTCCACGCTCAGGCCCTTGCGGGTGGCGATCACTTCGCCCGGGCGGAAGGCATCGGGGCCGATCGCGTTTTCCACCGCCGGCACCAGCAGGGTCAGGCGCACCGGCAGGCCGCGCGCCATCACCAGGCCTGCCAGGGCCAGTGCATGCGCGGCACCGCCCATGTCCTTCTTCATGTTGCGCATGCCGTCGGCCGGTTTGATGTCCAGGCCGCCGGTATCGAAGCACACGCCCTTGCCGACCAGCACCAGTGCCGGATCGGTGTCCTTGCCCCAGCGCAGCACGACCAGGCGCGGAGCGCGGTGCGAGGCGCGGCCGACGGCATGGATGGCCGGGAAGTTCTGCTTCAGCAGTTCATCGCCGGTGATCGCCTCGACCTGCGCACCGTGCGCATCGGCCAGCGCGCGCGCGGCGTCTTCCAGCTGCTGCGGACCCATGTCTTCGGTCGGGGTGTTGACCCAGTCGCGCACGCGCAGGCTGGCGGCGATCAGGTCGGCCACTTCGCCGGTCGGCTCAGCCACCAGGCGTGCCGGTGCACGGTGGCGCTTGCGGTAGCGATCGAAGCGGTAGCTGCCCAGGCCCCAGCCCAGCTGCAGCAGCGCCAGTTCGGCGGCCGGCAGTTCGCTGGCCAGCTGCCACACGCTGCCTTCCGGCAGCGCGTGCGGGGCATGCGAGTAGCTGTAGGCATCGCCACGATCACCCACGCCGATCACCGCACCGGCCAGGCCATCGGCGCCGGGCAGCAACGCCGTGGTGAAGGCACCGGCGGTGAAGCCCTGCGACGCCAGCCATGCCTGGGTGGCGGCCGGCTGGCCGTCCTTCCAGGACGCGAACTGCTCGCGGTCCAGCACGTACAGCGGCAGTGCTGCGGCGGTGTCGGCAGTGAAACCAGTGATCTCGCTCATGCGTCAGGTACTCCGGGGTGCGGCAGCGTCGAGGTTGGCATCCAACCAGTCGGCCAGGCCGGTGAGGGTGTCGAACTGCAGGTCCGGCTGCAGCTGCGGATGGGTCCAGGTGGCTGCTTCGCGGTTGATCCAGCAGCCGCGCAGGCCGGCGGCGATCGCCCCGGCCACGTCCATTTCGGCGTGGTCGCCGACGTGCAGTACCTGCGCCGGCGCAACACCCAGGCGGGCGCAGGCGGCGTGGAAGATGCTCGCCTCCGGCTTGGCCGCGCCGTGTTCGCGCGCGCCCAGCTGGAAGGCGAAATGATGGGCCAGGCCGATCCGCTCCAGATCGGCATTGCCGTTGCTCAGCGCCGCCACCGGCACCCGCGCGGCAATCCGCGCCAGTGCGTCGATCGCATCGGGGTAGCACTCGACCTGGTTGCGCGCGGCGAAGAACACGTCATACGCCGGCTCCAGCAGATCCAGGCTGGCACCACTGGTGTGCAGCGCTTCGTGCAGGGTCAGCCGGCGCAGTGCGCTCAGGTCGTGATGGAGGTGCGGATGGGCGTGGTACAGGCGCTCGCGCAGTTCGCGCATCGCCGCCACCGGATACATCTCGGCCGTGGCGGGGCTGTGTTCACGCATCCACTCGTGCAGGACCAGGTCGATGCGGGCGCCGATCGGAGCGAACGGCCACAGCGTGTCGTCAAGGTCGAGGGTGATGGCTTGGACGGGGAAATTCACTCCGCCATTCTACCCCTGCCCGCGCGGGCTTTCATTCCAGCAGACGCGCCCAGCCCTGCATCCCGTCCAGCCGCGCCAGCACCAGCTTGATGCAGACCAGCAGCGGCACCGCCAGCAGCAGCCCGATCATGCCCCAGGCCCAGCCGAACACCATCAGCGCAAGGATCAGCACCAGTGGCGACAGTTTCATGCGACGGCCCAGCACGATCGGGGTCACCATCTGCCCTTCCAGGGTGTGCAGGCCCAGGTAGGCGGCGGCCGGCAGCAGGGCCTGCAGCGGGTCGCGGAATTCCACGAAGCCCATCAGTAGCATCAGCGCCACGCCGATCAACGGACCCACATACGGAGCGAAATTCAGCAGTGCGGCCACCGTGCCCCACAGCAACGCTTCCTGCAGGCCGATGCCGAGCAGCATCAGTACGCCGGCGAACACCAGCCCGACCAGGGTGTTGATCACGCTGATGGTCAGCACATAGCGCGACACCTCGCGCTCGATCGAACGCAGGATGTCACTGGTGAAGCGCTGCTGCTGACGGTTCGGGAACAGGGCGATCGCCGCGCGTTGCAGGCTCTGCCCGTAGATCATGAAGAACAGGGTCAGCAGCACCACCGCCAGCACCGAGGCGGCCAGCCGCGGCGCACGGGTCAACATGCGGTACGGGTCATCGAGCTGGGCGCGGATCACCTGCACCTTGCGGTTGCTGTCGCCACCGGCAACACGGGCGAAGTTCTCCGCAGCCTGGTTGGCCTGCTGCACCGGCTTGGTCAGGTCCTGCACCTGGCGGGCGATCTTGCGCAGCTGCTGCGGTGCTTCCTGTGCCCATTCCATTGCCGGGCCGATCAACTGCACCGCCAGCGAACCGGTCACGCCCAGGCCCGCGCCGAGGATCAGCAGAGCGCCCAGCGCACGCGGAATCCACAGCTTCTGCAGCAGGCGCAGGATCGGATTGCCGACCAGTGCGAAGAACATCGCCAGCAGCACCGGCAGGATGATGTCCTGTGCCGCCCACAGTGTGTAGCCCACCGCCAGGGTCGCCAGCACCACCAGCGACATCGGTCCGCGCGGACGCGACGGTGGCGGCAACGGGGCGTCGGGCTGTTCGGGGCCGGCCGGTGACGGGGACAGGAGGGACTCGCTCATCGACGCACCAACCGGGAAGGGGAGCGCATTATCCGCCGGCCGCGATCGGCGCGGCGGATTCCATGGATCAACGTTCGGACAGCTCGGTAGCCGCTTCGGCCGGACGCGGTCCGCGCGGGTCTGGTTCCGGCTCTGGCTCCGGCACGGAGCGTGGAGCCGGTGCCGGCCGTGGCTCGGCAGCGGAGGCCGCCGCCTGTGCCTGTTCGCTGGCTTCGTCGGCTTCCTCAGCCGCGTCGTCGGCAGTGGCTGCGGCCTGCGCCGCCATCGCCGTGGCGAACGCCGCCTGTGCACTGGCGAACAGGTTCGAGACCGAACCCACCATCTGCAGCCAGCGGGCACCGTTGACCTTGCCCGGCACTTCCAGCTTGCCGGCGATGAAGCCACCGGCCAGGCCGACCACCACGATGCGCAGCGGCGACCAGCCCTTTCGCCAGACGTCGCTGAGCGTGGACCAGTGGTCCTGGGTTTCGCCCAGGCGCACGGTCACCACTTGTTCGCAGCGTTTCACACGCCGTTGCAGCGCGCCGAACTTCATGGCTTGCCCTCGGGCAGCTGCACTTCGGCATCGGGATCGTCTTCGCTGGGTTCGTCGAACAGGCCCAGGCGTGACAGCTGGCGCCGGGTGGCGTGCATGCCGGTGTGGTGGAAGAAGTAGGACACCCGCCAGATCGCATAACCGGTGACGGCCAGGCTCAGCAGCGAGGTGATCAGCAGCGCCTGCAGCCAGCTCAGGCCCCAGCTCTGCAGCAGGGCGATGAGGGTGGCGGCCATCAGCAGCCAGGCCGAGGCACCGAACACGATCGCCACGCCGGCCCAGGCCAGCGCGCGACCGAATGCACTACGCGCCAGCGCGAAGTCGGCCGAGGCCAACCGGCGCAGCGAGCGCAGCGTGTGCTTGGCAGAATCGGCAGCGGCACTACCGGCCGCGCCGACCTGGCGGATGCTCTCATCCAGCGGCGGGGTAGCCGCCGGATCAGGCGCTTGCGCGTTGTCTTCGCTCACGCCGCGGCTTACTTGTCGCTGCTGCCGCGGGCCAGCTTGGCGATGATCCAGCCGGCAGCGAAGGCGACACCGAACGAGGCCAGCGGACGTTCACGGATCAGCTCAGCGGCGCTGTCGATCAGGTCCTTGCCCTTGTCCATCAGCGCGTCGACCTGTTCCTTGGCGGCTGCACCACCAAACTCGGCGGCGGCCAGGCCGGACAGCGCGCTGTCGGACAGTTCAGCCTTGACGTTGGCCTTGCCGATGCGCAGTTCGTCGCCGGCTGCGCCGGTTGCACCCTTGATCGCACCGCCGGCGGCCGACGCGGCCTGCTTCAGATGGGAACCGGCTTCACCCAGGTGTTCCTTCAGGTTCTCGGTATTGGTGGGGCTCATCGAATCACTCCTGTTGCGATGGGGGAACGGGAGTCGGCGGTGCCGACCTGGACTGACAGCAATAGCATTGCCGGGGTATAGGGGGTGTTACGGCAGGGCGATCAGCGCATCACGAGCTGGCCCTGCTGCTGGCCATTGTTGCGCAGCACGCGTATCACCAGGGTCGGCGGGCGCTGCTGGAAGTTGGCGCGCCAGCTGGCCAGGTCGGCGAATTCGCCCACGGTGGCATCGGTGATGATGTCGCCCTGCTGCAGGCCGTTGGTGGCCGCGCGGCTGCCGCGCTTGACCTCGCTGACCAGCACGCCACCGACACCGGACTGGCGCAGCGACTCGGGCAGGTCGACGAAGGTGGCCCCGGTCAGGCGCGGGTCCAGGCTCTCACCGCTGACCGCGCGCGCCTGTTCCTTCAAGGTTGCCTTGATCTGCAGCGGCTTGCCCTCGCGGCGCACGTCCAGCGTCAGCGCGCTGCCGACCGCCGCCAGGCCTTCCACGTTGTGCAGGGCTTCGGCGCTGTCCACGCGCTGGCCGTTGGCCGAGACCACCACGTCGCCCGGCTTCAGGCCGGCGGTCGCAGCGGCCGAACCGGCCAGCACGCGGGTGATCAGCGCACCCCGCGTTTCGCCCAGGCCCAGCCCCTGCGCGATCTGCGCGGTCAGGTTCTGGCTCTCCACGCCCAGCGTGCCGCGCACCACTACGCCGTGCTTGACCAGCTGGTCGACCACGCTGCGCGCCAGGTTGGAGGGGATCGCCAGGCCCAGGCCGATGTTGCCGGCCATGCTGCCCTGCGGGTTGAAGCTGGCGGTATTGATGCCGACCAGCTGGCCCTGCAGGTCGACCAGTGCGCCACCGGAGTTGCCCGGGTTGATCGACGCATCGGTCTGGATGAAGTTCTGGTAGCCCAGCCCGCGGATGCCGCTGCGGCCCACCGCCGAGACGATGCCGGAGGTGACCGTCTGGCTGAAGCCGAACGGGTTGCCGATGGCCACCACGAAGTCACCGACCCGAAGCTGGTCGCTGTTGCCGAGCTTGATGTCGGTCAGGTTCTGCGCCGGGATGCGGATCAGCGCGATGTCGGTATCGCGGTCCGAACCGAGGAACTCGGCCTTCACCGTGCGCCCGTCGGCCAGTGTCACCTGCACGTCATCGGCGTTGTCGATGACGTGGTGGTTGGTCAGCACCAGGCCCTCCTTGGCGTCGATGATCACGCCCGAGCCCAGCGATTCGTTGATGCGTTCCTGCGGGATGTCCGGGAACAGGCGGCGGAAGAACGGGTCGTTGAAGAAGGGGTTGCGCACGCGCACCACCTGCTTGGTGTTGACGCTGACCACGGCCGGCATCGCCTTCTCCAGCATCGGTGCCAGCGACGGCACCGCCTGTCCGGCCACCGAGGCCGGCAATGCCGCCGTGGTCGGGAGTACCGCAGGCAGCGGCGCGGCGTCGGCACGGTTGTCCAGGTGGGCATTGATGCCGGTGGCAACGAAGCCACCGAAGGCGGCGGCGATTGCGAGCGTGAGCAGGGTGGGAAGCGGTCGCATGGGAGTCGGTTCGCTGGCGTGGGTGGGGGCCGTTCGGCTCTACGGTAAAACAAGCTGAATGAGTGTGTCGCGATCTGGATAAATGCGCCATGAAAACCGGGCGCCCGGAACGCGGGTCGGCGTCGCCATCTGTGGGGCGGTGGCGACAACGTCGGGCGTGCTTCGCAATGTGCCGACGTCTGCCGAAGCGCGTGTGGATACAGGCTGATACTTGCGCAGTTCTGCGCATCCTGGTGCCGCGATGCGCCATATCGCATGCCTTTCGCAGCACTCTGGCAGGTGCGCGCAGGCAGCACCTGCCGCTACCCGCACCGTGCGGCGCAGCACTGAAAAAAAGGGGTTTCCTGTCAACCCACTGTGCTCGAGAGGGTGCTGGGCTACACCATTACCGTCGCAGCAGATGCGATTGCGGGCGCATGCCCCGTTCCACGATCGTCAATGTCGGTATAGCATCGCCCCGTTTTGATACTTAAGGCCCGCAGGAGGGCAACATGAGCAACGGTAATGGTGTGTCGGTCGTGACCGACGCCGTCGAGAACGTCAAAGAAACCGCCACCAACGTTGGCGAGTCCATCGCCCACGCTGCCGAAGACGCAGTGAAGTCGGTCAAGAAGACCGTCAAGCGCGCCACCAAGGCTGCCGGTACCCGCGTTGCCAAGGCCAAGAAGGCTGTGGCCAAGGTCGAGAAGACCGTTGCCAAGAAGGCCGAGAAGGCTGCCAAGTCGGTCGGCAAGACCGTTGCCAACGCCAAGAAGAAGCTGGAAGCCGCCAAGAAGAACGCCAAGGCCGAAGCCGCTGCCCTGAAGAAGGAAGTGGCCAAGAAGAAGGCGGCTGCAGGCAAGGCCGTGACCAAGAAGGCCGCTGCTGCCAAGAAGACCACCAAGGCCGCCACCAAGGCTGCCGGCAAGAAGGTCGCTACCGTGAAGAAGGCTGCCACGAAGAAGGCCGCCGTCGCCAAGAAGACCGTTGCCAAGAAGACCGCGGCCGCCAAGAAGGTTGTCGGCAAGAAGGTCGCTACCGCCAAGAAGGCCGTGGCCAAGAAGACCGTCGCCGCCAAGAAGGTCGCTGGCAAGAAGGCCGTGGCTGCCAAGAAGGTTGTCGGCAAGAAGGTTGCCGCTACCAAGAAGGTCGCCACCAAGAAGACCGCGGCCGCCAAGAAGGTTGTCGGCAAGAAGGCTGCTGTCGCCAAGAAGGCCGTCGGCAAGAAGACCGCTGCTGCCAAGAAGGTTGTCGGCAAGAAGACCGCCGTTGCCAAGAAGGCGGTGGGCAAGAAGGTTGCCGCCACCCGCAAGACGGTCGCCAAGAAGGCTGCGCCGCTGAAGAAGGTCGCCGCCAAGAAGGCTCCGGCCAAGAAGGCCGTGCGCAAGGTCGCCAAGCGCAAGTAATCGCGCCGTGACCGAAGGCCCTGCCACCCAACGGGTGGTGGGGCCTTTCGCGTTTCTGGGGCACGGTCTGGGGCAAGATGCAGGTTATTCCTGCAGGAGCCCCGGGCATGCGTGGTATTGACTTCAGTTCCTGGCAGGGCGTGCTGTCCACGTTGGCCGGCCTGGTCCTGATCACCCTGCTGGGCGTGGGCATCCGCCTGCTGGTGATGCAGACCCTGCAACAGCGCCGCGAGCGCGAGAACCGGCAGATCAACGAACGGCTGCGCACGCTGATGGCGGCCTACAAGACCCTGGGCGGGTCGTTCACTGGCGAACTGGGTGTGGATCCCAGCCATCGCCGCGACCTGCGCCAGCGCGAAAATGCCGAAGGCATCGCCGAACCCCGCTCGGATCGCGCGCGCCGCATCCGCGATGCGGTTGAAGCGGCACTGTCGGACATCCTGTTGCTGGGCACCGACGAGCAGGTGCGGCTGGCCGCGCGTGCGGCCAACGAACTGGCACAGGGGCGGCCGGTGCACCTCCACGAACTGGTGGTCTCGCTGCGCGACTTCGTGCGCGAAGCGCTGGATCTGGCCCCCATCCCGACCGACCTGCAGATTCCACCGCAGGGCCCGACCCGGCCCGCTGCCAGTGGCGGTGGCAAGGGCCGCAACGATGGCGATGCCAAGGGCGGTCGTGCGGGTGGTGGCGGTGGCGGCGGCGGTGGCGGAATGGGGGCCGGAATGGGCGGCATGGGCCTCGGCGCCGGCGCCGCACTGGGCGCCGGCCATGCCTCCGCCAGCGATGAGACGGACGCGCGCTGAGCACGTCCGCCCGGTTCAGCGCGTCAGCTCGTAGAGCGGCACGAACCCACCGTAGATCATCCGCGCGCCGTCGAACGGCATCGGATTCTTCGCCGGATCAAACCGCGGGTCTTCCATCATCTTCTTCATGCCGGCGTCGCGGGTCGGCTTGTCTGGCCATTCGATCCAGGAAAACACGACCGTCTCATCCGGCGTGGCTTTCACCGCGCCGAAGAAGTCGGTGGTTTTGCCGTGCGGTACGTCGTCACCCCAGCACTCGACCACGCGCAGCGCGCCGTACTCGATGAAAACGGGATCCCCTGTGCGTGCATGGGCGAGGAACTTCTCTTTGTTGGCGGTGGGCACCGCCAGGACGAAACCATCGATGTAGCTCATTGCCTGCCTCCGGATGGACCGTGCCGCATGCACGGCCTTCAAGTACCCGACGAACCAGGGCGCCGTGGATCGACATCCTGTGTGCGCCTGTTCAGCCCGGCCCGCCGGGCAGCGGCGCCAGCACCGTCTCCGGTGGCTGCTGGCCGGCCAGGTGGCGCACGAAGTAGTCCCACATGCGGTGCGTGTAGGTGGCGTCGTTGCGGAACAGTTCGTGGTCCTGCCGGGCCAGGTACAGCAGGTCGTAGCTGCGCTGGGCCTTGTTCAGGGCGGCGGCCAGTTGCAGGGTCAGCGCCGGCGGCGCGTTCTCGTCCAGTTCGCCATAGACCAGCATCAGATGCCCACGCAGGTTGCCGGCCAACGCTGCATTGTCGAGTCCGGCAAAGGGCGCCGGCACGCCATCGGCCAGGGGTGTTGGCGGCAGCACGCCACCGAACAGCCGGTCCATGCCGTGCAATGCACCGCCGTACATGCCCTGGAAATTGTGGCTGCCGGCCGAGGCCACGCCCACCTTGTAGAACGCCGGATAGCGCAGCAGGGCGCGCGCTGCACTGTAACCACCGAACGAATGCCCGTAGATGCCGACCCGCTGCAGGTCGATGCCCCGGTAGCGTTCGCCCAGCTGGCGCAGCGCAGCCACATGGTCATCCAGCTGCACATCTGCCCCGTGCAGGAAGCTGCTGTCATGGAACGCCTTGTCGCGGCCACCGGTGCCGCGCGCGTCGATGCTGACCACCACGAAGCCCAGTTCGGTCAGGCTGGCGCGTGACACCGGATTCAAGGCGGACACCGCCTCGGCGTAGGTCACCGGCGCATTGCTGACGAAGGAGCCACCGTACATCGCGTCGATCACCGGAAAGCGGCCGTCATCGCGATAGTCGCGGGGCAGGTAGACGGTGGCGAAGATCGGCGTTCGCCCATCGGCGGCCAGCAGCCGCTCGCGCCGTGGGGGGCGCCAGCCGGCAGCAACGATCGCGCTGTTATCGGCTGTTTCCAGCACCATCACTTCACGGCCGTCATCGCTGGCCCGCAGCACGGTGCGTGGTGGCTGGTCGAGACGGGAAACGGTATCCACCAGATAGCCACCGCCAGGCGACAGCGCCTGGGGGGCGCGCCCGCCGAACAACGCGCCGGTGCCAGCATCGGCCAGATGGTCGTTGCCATCGGCGGCCAGGCGCTGGACCGGTCCCCCCTGCAGCGATACACGGTACAGGCCGCGTACGTAGGGGTCGCCACCGTCGACGCCGCCGGCGCTGAAGTACGCCCAGCCACCCGCAGCGTCCACGCCCAGCAGGTCGCGCACCGCCCATTGGCCGCGGGTGAGCTGGCGCAGCACCTTGCCGTCGGACAGGCGGACCCGGTACAGATGGCCCCAGCCATCGCGCTGCGAGAACCACACCGCCGTGTCCTGGCCGGGCAGGATGGCCACCGCTGGCCGGTTGTAGGAATACACGTTGAGCTGCAGGCGGGTGTCGCTGGCTTCTTCCAGAACCGTGCGCAACGCACCGTTGTTGGCATCGATCTCCAGCAGACGCAGCCTGCGCGGTGCGCCGAAGTGCGCGATCACGGCATACAACCGGTCGCCGTCCCAGCCGAGTACGCCGGCTTCGCTGAGGGTGTTCCAGCCTTCCGGCAAGGCGATGTCATGCTGCTGGCCATTGCGGGTGTCGACCACATACACGCTGTCGCGCACCTGCCGGGTGTCACCCAGCACCCCCAGCTTCACCGTATGCACGCGCGGCCGCGCGCTGTTGGCCGGGCTGCTTTCCAGATAGGGGTAGTCCTGCAGCGCGCGTTCGTCGTAGCGGATGCCGGCCACGTAGCGACCGTCCGGTGACCAGCCGACCGCGAACGGCCGCGTCGGCATCCGGCCCTGACGGCGGGGAATGCCGCGCAGGGTGAAGTCCGGCAGCACGCCATAGCCATGATTGGATTCACCGCCGCTGGTCAGCGCTCGTGCTGCCGTTCCGGGCGAGTGCAGCCACAGGTTGTGATCGCGTACCTGCAGCCAGGCATCACCGCCGGGCGATGGCAGTGCATCGGCCGCTGGCGCTGCATCCTGCGAAGGCACGCACTGCAGGCGTGGCCATTGACAGCTGATCGCCGCCTCGCCGTTGAACTGCAGGCGCAGGCCTCCATCCAGTACCTGCACGTTGTTCAAGCGCAGGCGTGGTCCGCTGGCGCCGAGAGGTGCAACCGCAGCGTCCAGCGCATCGGGTTCGAACAGGATCTGGCGTGTGGCCTGGACTGGATCGACCAGTACCGCTTGGCGCCGGCCCTGCGTGGTTTCGCGTTCGTACCAGAAGCGCCCATCGGCCAGCCAGTGGGGCAGCACCGAAGCATTGCGCAGCGCACCGCGAAGGTGACTGTCATGCACGCGTTCGGCGCGCTGGTAGTCAGCGGCCTGCAGTGCGTGCGCAGCGTGGATCGGGAACAGGGCAGCGCATGCCAGGAGCGCGGCGCGAACAGGCACCAGCGGCGGATCGGAAACGTACAAGGCAACCTCCTGTTGCAATCGACGACGAATCACAAATGCACGCGCGCCGCGCGCGTATGCCAGAGACAGCCTGAATCAAGGCAAAAAATTCAGCAATGCGAAGACCGCTGTTTTCAGGGAGCGTTGTGGCGAATAACGGAGAATTTACATTCCCGATGCGATGGCGCCCTGGCGCTGCTGCACACCATAAGAAAGTAAAGGTGTACCCCCATGAAGAATTCGCTGATTGCTCTGGCCCTGGCCGCTGCCCTGCCGTTCACCGCCTCGGCTGCTGAGAACCTGTCGTACAACTACGCCGAAGCCGACTACGCCAAGACCGACATCGACGCGTTCAAGGCCGACGGCTGGGGCGTGAAGGGTTCGTACGGCTTCCTGCCGAACTTCCACGCTTTCGGTGAGTACAGCCGCCAGGAAATCGACCACACCAACATCAAGCTGGACCAGTGGAAGATCGGCGCCGGCTACAACGTTGAAATCGCCCCGACCACCGACTTCGTTGCCCGCGTTGCTTACCAGAAGCGCGACCAGAAGCACGGCCTGGACTTCAATGGCTACAGCGCTGAAGCCGGTATCCGCACCGCCTTCGGTGCCCACGCCGAAGTCTACGGCATGGTCGGCTACGAAGATTTCTCGAAGAAGCACGGCATCAATCCGGAAGGCCAGTGGTACGGCCGCCTGGGTGGTCAGGTCAAGCTGAACCAGAACTGGGGCCTGAACGGCGAGCTGAAGATGAACCGCGACGGCGACAAGGAATACACCGTCGGCCCGCGCTTCAGCTGGTAATTGCTTCCTCGGCGCGCCTGCGCGCCGAAGATGCCTGGACAGGCCCGGCCCATGCCGGGCCTGTTGCGTTTCCGGCTGGGCAAACGCTACCTGACCGTGTCGCGGCGGAAGGGCGGCATTGCAACGAATTGGATTCCGCAGGCGTCGGCTGCGCCCTAGGGTGAGTGGCCTGTTCTGCAGGAATGCAACCATGCCCACGTTTCCGTCGCCCCGAGATTCTCCCTGCCGCCTGTTGCTGCTGGATCCGCACCCGCTGTTGCGGCATGGCGTGCAGGAAGTCCTGGCCCGGCAGGCGGACCTGCAGGTCGATGGAAGCTACGGTCGCAGCGGTGATCTGCTGCAGCGCCTGCAGCAGCAGGCGGCCGCGATCGATCTGCTGCTGGTCGACGCCTTGCCGATCGGTGACAGCGGGGAAGGTCTGGAACTGCTGCGGCACCTATCACGCCATTGGCCGGCAGTGCCGATCCTGGTGTTGTCCGCGCACTGCAACGCGGGTGTCGTGTCCTTGGCCCTGCAGGCCGGTGCGCGCGGATTCCTGTCCAAGGCCTGCGCGCCGCAGACGCTGCTGCGGGCAGTGAGCGTGGTCGCCCGTGGCGGACGCTTCGTGCCGCCGGAACTGCGTGCACAGTTGAACCAGTCCCGCCGGCAACGCCAGCAGCCCGTGCGTCCACCACGGTTGAGTACGCGCGAGCGCACCGTCCTGCAGTGGGTGCTGCGCGGCTGCAGCACCGGCGAGATGGCACGCCGCAGTGGGCGTACAGCCAGCACCATCAGCACGCAGAAGCGAGCGGCTTACCGCAAGCTGGGCATCCGCAACGATGGCGAGCTGTTCCGTTTCCGCCATCTGATCGACGCTGATCGAGGCGGCGTTACTCGCCCTGGTACTGCTTTTCTTCCACCAGCGCCGAACCGGCCACGCGGTTGAT includes the following:
- a CDS encoding DUF1428 domain-containing protein — its product is MSYIDGFVLAVPTANKEKFLAHARTGDPVFIEYGALRVVECWGDDVPHGKTTDFFGAVKATPDETVVFSWIEWPDKPTRDAGMKKMMEDPRFDPAKNPMPFDGARMIYGGFVPLYELTR
- a CDS encoding histone; the encoded protein is MSNGNGVSVVTDAVENVKETATNVGESIAHAAEDAVKSVKKTVKRATKAAGTRVAKAKKAVAKVEKTVAKKAEKAAKSVGKTVANAKKKLEAAKKNAKAEAAALKKEVAKKKAAAGKAVTKKAAAAKKTTKAATKAAGKKVATVKKAATKKAAVAKKTVAKKTAAAKKVVGKKVATAKKAVAKKTVAAKKVAGKKAVAAKKVVGKKVAATKKVATKKTAAAKKVVGKKAAVAKKAVGKKTAAAKKVVGKKTAVAKKAVGKKVAATRKTVAKKAAPLKKVAAKKAPAKKAVRKVAKRK
- a CDS encoding response regulator transcription factor, translated to MPTFPSPRDSPCRLLLLDPHPLLRHGVQEVLARQADLQVDGSYGRSGDLLQRLQQQAAAIDLLLVDALPIGDSGEGLELLRHLSRHWPAVPILVLSAHCNAGVVSLALQAGARGFLSKACAPQTLLRAVSVVARGGRFVPPELRAQLNQSRRQRQQPVRPPRLSTRERTVLQWVLRGCSTGEMARRSGRTASTISTQKRAAYRKLGIRNDGELFRFRHLIDADRGGVTRPGTAFLPPAPNRPRG
- a CDS encoding Ax21 family protein, whose product is MKNSLIALALAAALPFTASAAENLSYNYAEADYAKTDIDAFKADGWGVKGSYGFLPNFHAFGEYSRQEIDHTNIKLDQWKIGAGYNVEIAPTTDFVARVAYQKRDQKHGLDFNGYSAEAGIRTAFGAHAEVYGMVGYEDFSKKHGINPEGQWYGRLGGQVKLNQNWGLNGELKMNRDGDKEYTVGPRFSW
- a CDS encoding DPP IV N-terminal domain-containing protein, which translates into the protein MYVSDPPLVPVRAALLACAALFPIHAAHALQAADYQRAERVHDSHLRGALRNASVLPHWLADGRFWYERETTQGRRQAVLVDPVQATRQILFEPDALDAAVAPLGASGPRLRLNNVQVLDGGLRLQFNGEAAISCQWPRLQCVPSQDAAPAADALPSPGGDAWLQVRDHNLWLHSPGTAARALTSGGESNHGYGVLPDFTLRGIPRRQGRMPTRPFAVGWSPDGRYVAGIRYDERALQDYPYLESSPANSARPRVHTVKLGVLGDTRQVRDSVYVVDTRNGQQHDIALPEGWNTLSEAGVLGWDGDRLYAVIAHFGAPRRLRLLEIDANNGALRTVLEEASDTRLQLNVYSYNRPAVAILPGQDTAVWFSQRDGWGHLYRVRLSDGKVLRQLTRGQWAVRDLLGVDAAGGWAYFSAGGVDGGDPYVRGLYRVSLQGGPVQRLAADGNDHLADAGTGALFGGRAPQALSPGGGYLVDTVSRLDQPPRTVLRASDDGREVMVLETADNSAIVAAGWRPPRRERLLAADGRTPIFATVYLPRDYRDDGRFPVIDAMYGGSFVSNAPVTYAEAVSALNPVSRASLTELGFVVVSIDARGTGGRDKAFHDSSFLHGADVQLDDHVAALRQLGERYRGIDLQRVGIYGHSFGGYSAARALLRYPAFYKVGVASAGSHNFQGMYGGALHGMDRLFGGVLPPTPLADGVPAPFAGLDNAALAGNLRGHLMLVYGELDENAPPALTLQLAAALNKAQRSYDLLYLARQDHELFRNDATYTHRMWDYFVRHLAGQQPPETVLAPLPGGPG